From the genome of Campylobacter concisus, one region includes:
- a CDS encoding Fe-S-containing hydro-lyase — translation MSEVKRITAPFDKEVVKSLKAGDNVLISGTIIAARDAAHKALTETLARGEKLPVELKGETIYYVGPTPAKPNQAIGAAGPTTSGRMDKYTPTMINEVGINGMIGKGYRSDAVVEAMKKSCCVYMVAIGGIGALISQSIKKYEVLAYPELGPEAVARLTVEDFPAIVAIDCEGNNFYEVGQAPYKKI, via the coding sequence ATGTCAGAAGTAAAAAGAATAACAGCACCATTTGATAAAGAGGTGGTAAAGAGCCTAAAAGCAGGCGACAACGTCCTAATATCAGGCACTATCATAGCAGCTCGTGACGCTGCGCATAAGGCACTTACTGAAACTTTAGCACGCGGCGAGAAACTACCAGTTGAGCTAAAGGGTGAGACTATCTACTACGTCGGACCAACTCCAGCCAAGCCAAATCAAGCTATCGGCGCAGCAGGCCCAACAACAAGCGGTAGAATGGATAAATACACCCCAACTATGATAAATGAAGTTGGTATAAATGGTATGATCGGTAAAGGCTACAGGAGTGACGCAGTAGTCGAGGCTATGAAAAAATCATGCTGTGTTTATATGGTTGCTATTGGTGGCATCGGAGCTCTCATTAGCCAAAGTATCAAAAAATATGAAGTGCTAGCTTACCCAGAGCTAGGACCAGAGGCAGTGGCTAGGCTTACAGTTGAGGATTTCCCAGCAATAGTTGCCATTGACTGCGAGGGCAATAACTTCTATGAAGTTGGCCAAGCACCTTACAAAAAGATCTAA
- a CDS encoding fumarate hydratase — translation MRIINVKDIREVVAKLCKQACYVVTPDLKAAFTKAQSNESSSLGKDILGKILQNAKLAEEGVAPICQDTGMTVVFVQIGQDVHIEGGYIEDAINEGIAEGYTEGYLRKSVVAEPLFERKNTTNNTPAVIHTRIVPGDKLKIKVAPKGFGSENKSVLKMLVPADGIEGVKKVFLEAVKYAGPNACPPLTIGVGIGGTMDKAALLAKEAAVRSVDSKNSDPRYAKLEDELLELACKTGVGPQGLGGDTTAVKVNVEWYPTHIAGLPVAININCHAARHADAEL, via the coding sequence ATGAGAATAATAAATGTAAAAGATATAAGAGAAGTTGTTGCTAAGCTTTGCAAACAGGCCTGTTATGTTGTGACGCCAGATTTAAAGGCTGCTTTTACAAAGGCTCAAAGTAATGAAAGCTCGTCACTAGGCAAAGACATTTTGGGCAAAATTTTACAAAACGCTAAGCTTGCAGAAGAGGGCGTTGCACCTATCTGCCAAGACACCGGTATGACGGTTGTTTTTGTGCAGATCGGCCAAGATGTGCATATTGAGGGTGGATATATTGAAGATGCGATAAACGAGGGTATTGCGGAAGGCTACACTGAAGGTTATCTAAGAAAGTCAGTTGTTGCTGAGCCACTTTTTGAGAGAAAAAATACCACAAACAACACTCCAGCCGTCATTCACACTAGAATCGTGCCAGGAGATAAGCTAAAGATAAAAGTAGCTCCAAAAGGTTTTGGTAGTGAGAATAAATCGGTTTTAAAAATGCTTGTGCCAGCTGATGGTATAGAGGGTGTAAAAAAAGTCTTTTTAGAGGCTGTAAAATACGCTGGACCAAACGCCTGTCCTCCACTAACAATAGGCGTTGGCATAGGCGGTACGATGGATAAGGCAGCACTTTTGGCAAAAGAAGCAGCAGTTCGTTCAGTCGATAGTAAAAATTCTGATCCAAGATATGCCAAATTAGAAGACGAGTTACTAGAGCTTGCTTGCAAAACTGGTGTTGGTCCTCAAGGGCTTGGTGGCGATACTACTGCCGTAAAAGTAAATGTCGAGTGGTATCCAACCCACATAGCAGGTCTTCCTGTTGCTATAAACATCAACTGCCACGCTGCACGCCACGCAGATGCCGAGCTTTAA
- a CDS encoding hemolysin family protein, producing the protein MVILAIVFILLNAFFVLSEFSLVKVRKSRLEELIKEKKPNAQLAFEMSNKLDTYLSATQLGITLSSLALGWIGEPAVARLIEAPLKNFFNFSDILVHTVGFAIAFTLITLLHVVMGELVPKSVAIAKAETSVLKIARPLHFFWVLFSPVIKLFDILATIGLKILGIQPAKENELAHSEEEIKIIVGESLKGGVLDSFETEIIKNAVDFSDTVAKEIMTPRRDMICINKQKSFEENLQVVFESKYTRFPYIDGSKDIILGMIHIRDILQLHFSKDKEKSFDSIVRKFVIVPESLSISKVLVMMNKEQISAALVVDEYGGTAGLLTMEDIMEEVLGDFNDEHDEVDQHYKKINDNIYEFQGRYDLESVEEVLGISFDEETDQVTIGGYVFNLIGRLPVVGDKIEDENCYYEVRKMDGASISRVKVRKKIKNEEESIQS; encoded by the coding sequence ATGGTAATACTTGCCATTGTATTCATTTTACTAAATGCCTTTTTTGTTTTATCAGAATTTTCTCTTGTTAAAGTTCGTAAGTCTAGACTTGAAGAGCTTATCAAAGAGAAAAAGCCAAACGCTCAGCTTGCTTTTGAGATGTCAAACAAGCTTGATACCTATCTTAGTGCCACTCAGCTTGGCATCACACTAAGCTCACTTGCTCTTGGTTGGATCGGTGAGCCAGCGGTTGCAAGACTTATAGAAGCTCCACTTAAAAATTTCTTCAACTTTAGTGATATCTTAGTTCATACGGTTGGTTTTGCGATCGCATTTACGCTTATCACACTACTTCATGTTGTAATGGGCGAGCTTGTGCCAAAGTCAGTTGCTATCGCAAAGGCTGAGACTTCAGTGTTAAAAATCGCTCGTCCACTTCACTTTTTCTGGGTACTATTTTCGCCTGTAATTAAGCTTTTTGATATTTTAGCGACCATTGGACTTAAAATTTTAGGTATCCAGCCAGCTAAAGAGAATGAACTAGCCCACTCTGAAGAAGAGATAAAAATCATCGTTGGTGAGAGCTTAAAGGGCGGCGTGCTTGATAGCTTTGAGACTGAGATCATTAAAAATGCAGTTGATTTTAGTGACACAGTCGCAAAAGAGATCATGACGCCAAGGCGCGATATGATCTGTATAAATAAACAAAAGAGCTTTGAAGAGAATTTACAAGTTGTATTTGAGTCAAAATACACTCGCTTTCCTTATATAGACGGCTCAAAAGATATCATTTTGGGCATGATACACATTAGAGATATTTTGCAACTTCACTTTAGTAAAGACAAAGAAAAGAGTTTTGACTCAATTGTTCGTAAATTTGTCATCGTGCCTGAGAGCCTTTCTATTTCAAAAGTGCTTGTAATGATGAATAAAGAGCAAATTTCAGCGGCACTCGTAGTCGATGAGTATGGCGGAACAGCCGGACTTCTTACGATGGAAGATATAATGGAAGAGGTGCTTGGTGATTTTAATGACGAGCACGATGAAGTCGATCAACACTATAAAAAGATAAATGACAATATTTATGAATTTCAAGGCAGATATGATCTAGAGAGCGTTGAAGAGGTTCTTGGTATAAGCTTTGACGAAGAGACAGATCAAGTTACAATCGGTGGATATGTCTTCAACTTAATCGGTCGTTTGCCAGTTGTAGGCGATAAGATCGAGGACGAAAACTGCTACTACGAAGTAAGAAAGATGGATGGAGCTAGCATATCACGAGTCAAAGTTAGAAAAAAGATAAAAAATGAAGAGGAGAGCATTCAATCTTAA